In one window of Skermanella rosea DNA:
- a CDS encoding inositol-3-phosphate synthase — protein MPARRLGVAIVGLGGAVATTVAAGLEMIRRGAVDLSGLPLADAPHAGLAPYQNISLAGWDLYPDDLASAVRQHGVLGPAELDLVRTELEAVRPWPAVGNVKFCRNVAGREGANLTSMRDQVASLKDDLNRFKADSGVDSLVVVHLASTERLVDTTLPQFATPEAFEMALDADDPEIGPAMLYAYAAITGGIPYGNFTPSVSADIPALKELARRHGVPIAGKDGKTGQTLVKTVIAPALRGRSLKVDGWYSTNILGNRDGLALDDPNSLASKLDTKGSVLDSILGYKVENHKVFIHYYPPRGDDKEAWDNIDLTGFLGHRMQMKINFLCKDSILAAPLVIEIARCLDLAKQRGQGGVLEELGVFFKAPLMVNGAEPEHAWPEQERRFRAWLDGEGGRGTPGERSEQSLKAAAASLADVR, from the coding sequence ATGCCTGCACGCCGTCTCGGCGTTGCAATCGTTGGTTTGGGTGGGGCCGTCGCAACGACGGTCGCAGCCGGGCTGGAAATGATCCGCCGCGGCGCCGTCGACCTGTCGGGACTGCCGCTGGCCGATGCCCCCCACGCCGGACTGGCGCCTTACCAGAACATCAGCTTGGCCGGCTGGGATCTCTATCCGGACGATCTCGCCTCCGCCGTCAGGCAGCACGGCGTCCTGGGGCCGGCCGAACTGGATCTGGTCCGGACCGAACTGGAGGCGGTGCGGCCCTGGCCCGCCGTCGGCAACGTCAAGTTCTGCCGCAACGTCGCCGGCCGCGAGGGGGCGAACCTGACCTCAATGCGCGACCAGGTGGCCAGCCTGAAGGACGACCTGAACCGCTTCAAGGCGGACAGCGGCGTCGACAGCCTGGTGGTTGTCCACCTTGCCTCGACCGAGCGGCTGGTCGATACCACGCTGCCGCAGTTCGCGACGCCGGAAGCGTTCGAGATGGCCCTCGACGCCGACGATCCGGAGATCGGGCCGGCGATGCTCTATGCCTACGCCGCGATCACCGGCGGCATCCCGTACGGCAACTTCACCCCCAGCGTCTCGGCCGACATTCCGGCGCTGAAGGAACTGGCGCGGCGGCACGGCGTGCCGATCGCCGGCAAGGACGGCAAGACCGGGCAGACCCTGGTCAAGACCGTGATCGCGCCGGCGCTGCGCGGGCGCTCGCTGAAGGTGGACGGCTGGTACTCCACCAACATCCTGGGCAACCGGGACGGGCTGGCGCTGGACGATCCCAATTCGCTGGCGTCCAAGCTGGACACCAAGGGGTCGGTGCTCGACAGCATCCTCGGCTACAAGGTCGAGAACCACAAGGTGTTCATCCACTACTATCCGCCGCGCGGCGACGACAAGGAGGCTTGGGACAATATCGACCTGACCGGCTTCCTAGGCCACCGCATGCAGATGAAGATCAACTTCCTGTGCAAGGATTCGATCCTGGCCGCCCCGCTGGTGATCGAGATCGCCCGCTGCCTGGATCTGGCGAAGCAGCGCGGGCAGGGTGGCGTTCTGGAGGAGCTGGGCGTCTTCTTCAAGGCGCCGCTGATGGTCAACGGGGCCGAGCCGGAGCATGCCTGGCCCGAGCAGGAGCGTCGGTTCCGGGCCTGGCTCGACGGGGAGGGCGGTCGCGGAACCCCCGGCGAGCGCAGCGAGCAGTCCCTGAAGGCGGCCGCGGCGAGCCTTGCCGATGTCCGTTGA
- a CDS encoding HD domain-containing protein → MSVDRALIPLLREVNDLKRVRAAGIDGTLAACAFRRAWARLVAGDSPVTVALRETALAVAAARLGGIDHAMLIRAGLDDDAATGVLRNGFDAVAGPIDPILAAALRHHLGDHEPAPAEPPAFVHDLERQPRAGATRPGHPRLVLEPPESHADHCFVTAVSAVLVSPAYDADPTAPFIAGLCHHFHNAILPDSGFAGEMLLGDHLDPVVRTLTYEIIATLPEHLAHACEQARKLLPHAETPEAKAFHTADVIDRILQMDHYARVAGFELRHAVEEMELVHAGPLQDFQTGMLRGVGLMR, encoded by the coding sequence ATGTCCGTTGACCGGGCCCTGATCCCGCTGCTGCGGGAAGTCAACGACCTGAAGCGCGTGCGGGCCGCCGGCATCGACGGAACGCTGGCCGCGTGCGCCTTCCGGCGCGCCTGGGCCCGGCTGGTGGCGGGGGATTCCCCCGTCACCGTTGCCCTGCGGGAAACCGCCCTGGCGGTGGCCGCCGCCCGGCTCGGCGGCATCGACCACGCCATGCTGATCCGCGCCGGGCTCGACGACGATGCCGCGACAGGCGTCCTGCGGAACGGCTTCGACGCCGTGGCCGGCCCGATCGACCCGATCCTGGCCGCCGCCCTGCGCCACCATCTGGGCGACCATGAACCCGCCCCCGCGGAGCCGCCGGCCTTCGTCCACGACCTGGAGCGCCAGCCGCGCGCGGGCGCCACCCGGCCGGGCCATCCGCGGCTGGTGCTGGAGCCGCCGGAAAGCCATGCCGACCACTGCTTCGTCACGGCCGTCTCGGCGGTGCTGGTCAGCCCGGCCTACGACGCCGATCCGACGGCGCCGTTCATCGCCGGCCTGTGCCACCATTTCCACAACGCCATCCTGCCCGACAGCGGCTTCGCGGGGGAGATGCTGCTGGGCGACCACCTGGACCCCGTCGTCAGGACCCTGACCTACGAGATCATCGCGACCTTGCCCGAGCATCTGGCCCACGCCTGCGAACAGGCGCGCAAGCTCCTGCCGCACGCGGAAACGCCCGAGGCCAAGGCGTTCCACACGGCCGACGTGATCGACCGCATCCTGCAGATGGACCACTACGCGCGGGTCGCCGGCTTCGAGCTGCGCCACGCGGTCGAGGAAATGGAACTGGTCCATGCCGGTCCGCTCCAGGACTTCCAGACCGGCATGCTGCGCGGCGTCGGGCTGATGCGGTGA
- a CDS encoding class I SAM-dependent methyltransferase: MTEGLRLLSPTTGRPLRADGSGCLTDGTERWPVVAGIPFLRTGREGLRDAALAAIDCGDGRAALALLLRDQDDWARIPPPSVEEAGRIADAIGRMTLREAMAALNFGPVTHYFAHRWSAPTFLSALGLLEARWTDPPLVLEIACGIGQILRDLDRRGTAVAGIDVVFAKLWLAKAFLLPDAPLVCADVTSGIPLELPEGSSILCHDAFYFMPEQERIAGHLMRAAGASGSVLIGHAHNVRFEHGIAGRPRTPEEYEALFPGCLLYDDAELARSPAPARTAEELATVEAVSLAWSSRPVPLRPIDLRSPLPGARLRLNPLLERDGSRLRPAWPTPAFAREYAAATYLEADVPPEDLPKGVAGSDPRTADLARRRILLDLPERW, from the coding sequence GTGACGGAAGGTCTGCGACTGCTGAGCCCGACAACCGGCCGGCCGCTGCGCGCCGATGGTTCGGGCTGCCTCACCGACGGGACGGAGCGCTGGCCCGTGGTGGCCGGCATCCCGTTCCTGCGCACCGGCCGCGAGGGTTTGCGCGACGCGGCGCTGGCGGCGATCGACTGCGGCGACGGGCGCGCCGCCCTGGCGCTTCTGCTGCGCGACCAGGACGACTGGGCCCGCATCCCGCCTCCGTCGGTGGAGGAGGCCGGCCGGATCGCCGACGCGATCGGGCGCATGACCCTGCGCGAGGCCATGGCGGCGCTCAATTTCGGGCCGGTGACGCACTACTTCGCCCACCGCTGGTCGGCCCCGACCTTCCTGTCCGCCCTGGGGCTGCTGGAGGCGCGCTGGACCGACCCACCGCTGGTTCTGGAGATCGCCTGCGGCATCGGGCAGATCCTGCGCGACCTGGACCGGCGCGGAACGGCCGTGGCCGGGATCGACGTGGTCTTCGCAAAACTGTGGCTGGCCAAGGCCTTCCTGCTTCCCGACGCCCCGCTGGTCTGCGCCGACGTCACGTCCGGCATCCCGCTGGAGCTGCCGGAAGGATCCTCGATCCTGTGCCACGACGCCTTCTATTTCATGCCGGAGCAGGAACGGATCGCCGGCCACCTGATGCGGGCCGCCGGGGCCTCGGGATCGGTGCTGATCGGGCACGCCCACAATGTCCGGTTCGAGCACGGCATCGCCGGCCGTCCGCGGACGCCGGAGGAGTACGAGGCCCTGTTCCCCGGCTGCCTGCTGTACGACGACGCCGAACTGGCCCGAAGCCCGGCGCCCGCCCGCACGGCGGAGGAGTTGGCGACAGTCGAGGCGGTCTCGCTCGCCTGGAGTTCCCGGCCGGTCCCGCTCCGGCCGATCGACCTTCGCTCGCCGCTTCCCGGCGCGAGGCTCCGGCTCAATCCGCTGCTGGAGCGCGACGGGAGCCGGCTGCGGCCGGCCTGGCCCACGCCCGCCTTCGCCCGCGAATACGCGGCAGCCACATACCTGGAGGCCGATGTGCCGCCCGAAGACCTGCCGAAAGGCGTCGCCGGAAGCGATCCCCGAACTGCGGACCTGGCCCGGCGCCGCATCCTGCTCGACCTGCCGGAGCGCTGGTGA
- a CDS encoding Gfo/Idh/MocA family protein, producing MAGGKLGWAVVGCGWVARDYVIPAIHAAWNGQVVALCDRDPSGLGGLGTSDLAAVLSDPAVQAVYVATPNDQHMPVVAACAAAGKHVLCEKPMATHSADAEIMVAACREAGVTLGIAYDQRFHAAHVRLRELVAEGALGTVTQARIFYACWLPPDWSPTDRGFGDRRTDNWRADPRRAGGGALWDLAPHGIDLLEVLLGSSWTELRALVQRRVHDYPVDDGAVLTGLFQDGTLGTIQVAYNCPDAYPRRTLELVGTRAMAVAADTMGQTPGGTLALIDARTGARSEVAVPGAERSPFLNQIEAFGDAVLAGRPFPYPSERDLRLFTLMERSCR from the coding sequence ATGGCGGGAGGGAAGCTTGGCTGGGCGGTGGTCGGGTGCGGCTGGGTGGCCCGCGACTATGTCATCCCGGCGATCCACGCGGCGTGGAACGGCCAAGTCGTCGCGCTGTGCGACCGCGACCCGTCAGGGCTCGGCGGCCTCGGCACCTCGGACCTGGCGGCGGTGCTGTCCGACCCCGCCGTCCAGGCCGTTTATGTCGCGACGCCGAACGACCAGCACATGCCGGTGGTCGCGGCCTGCGCCGCCGCCGGCAAGCATGTCCTGTGCGAGAAGCCGATGGCGACCCATTCGGCAGACGCGGAGATCATGGTCGCCGCCTGCCGGGAGGCAGGCGTGACCCTCGGCATCGCCTACGACCAGCGTTTCCACGCCGCGCATGTCCGCCTCCGCGAGCTGGTGGCGGAAGGGGCGCTGGGCACGGTGACCCAGGCCCGCATCTTCTACGCCTGCTGGCTGCCGCCGGACTGGAGCCCCACGGACCGGGGTTTCGGCGACCGTCGCACCGACAACTGGCGGGCGGACCCGCGGCGGGCGGGGGGCGGCGCCCTGTGGGACCTGGCGCCCCACGGCATCGACCTGCTGGAGGTGCTGCTCGGCAGCTCCTGGACGGAGCTCCGGGCGCTGGTCCAGCGGCGGGTCCATGACTATCCCGTGGACGACGGAGCCGTGCTGACCGGCCTGTTCCAGGACGGGACGCTGGGCACCATCCAGGTCGCCTACAACTGCCCCGACGCCTATCCCCGGCGGACGCTGGAACTGGTCGGGACGCGGGCGATGGCGGTCGCCGCCGACACCATGGGCCAGACGCCCGGCGGCACCCTTGCCCTGATCGACGCCAGGACCGGCGCGCGTTCCGAAGTGGCTGTTCCCGGCGCCGAGCGCAGTCCCTTCCTGAACCAGATCGAGGCGTTCGGCGACGCCGTCCTGGCCGGCCGGCCCTTTCCCTATCCCTCCGAGCGCGACCTGCGCCTCTTCACCCTGATGGAGCGATCATGCCGCTGA
- a CDS encoding MBL fold metallo-hydrolase: MPLTQYACSHCGFWQPWFAGQDPIGCPVCMDVRNALPPDGWDFRTVADLTGNVTTHWAEAMPGIVGFSCEPAFGLGSTGWLLLREEGNIAFEGAPFYTPEALDEIERLGGIGILAGSHPHGFGALWQLAERFDPTVVIHRDGLRYTKAFRVSWPADDVHALAPGLTMMATQGHYEGHAVLHDAPGRALFCGDCLKVDLDGEGRPVALSCHKGFHYQIPLSHDEVRRYRAVFAELDFDHVFTPFEHAAGVTRAHALGLFDRLLAGAPSTRPFPLESLA; the protein is encoded by the coding sequence ATGCCGCTGACCCAGTATGCCTGCTCCCACTGCGGGTTCTGGCAACCCTGGTTCGCCGGGCAGGACCCGATCGGCTGCCCGGTCTGCATGGACGTGCGGAACGCCCTGCCGCCCGACGGCTGGGACTTCCGCACGGTCGCGGACCTGACCGGTAATGTCACCACCCACTGGGCCGAGGCGATGCCCGGCATCGTCGGCTTCTCCTGCGAGCCGGCCTTCGGGCTGGGCTCGACCGGATGGCTGCTGCTCCGCGAGGAGGGCAACATCGCCTTCGAGGGCGCGCCGTTCTACACGCCGGAGGCGCTGGACGAGATCGAGCGGCTGGGTGGGATCGGCATCCTGGCCGGCTCCCATCCCCACGGGTTCGGCGCGCTGTGGCAGCTGGCCGAGCGGTTCGATCCGACCGTGGTGATCCACCGCGACGGGCTGCGCTACACCAAGGCGTTCCGGGTGTCCTGGCCGGCCGACGACGTCCACGCGCTGGCCCCCGGCTTGACCATGATGGCCACCCAGGGCCACTACGAGGGCCATGCCGTGCTGCACGACGCGCCCGGCCGGGCGCTGTTCTGCGGCGACTGCCTGAAGGTGGACCTGGACGGCGAAGGCCGGCCCGTGGCGCTGAGCTGCCACAAGGGCTTCCATTACCAGATCCCGCTGAGCCATGACGAAGTGCGCCGCTACCGTGCCGTCTTCGCGGAGCTGGACTTCGACCATGTCTTCACCCCGTTCGAGCACGCCGCCGGGGTCACCCGAGCCCACGCGCTGGGCCTGTTCGACCGCCTGCTGGCGGGCGCGCCCAGCACCCGCCCGTTTCCGCTGGAGAGCCTCGCATGA
- a CDS encoding YcaO-like family protein — MSLQPVIKAYTENLPPGELEHFRVDGLDRIGVPVVFACHRQRDGSQFDSFGYGASFDQALVGVLGELAENVQADTVLRRAERVRGSYGDLVAARGERGVCDPLTLCLPAGSDYAPDRPLTWVAARRFPSGEPVLVPYEFAACYRSQLDGIEPLATPITNGLGAGDCFERALVHGLLELLQRDGNCTGFRAMDQGRVLDLSGVKDPDTLRLLAHLDRLGIDVIAKLAATDFGLVNLYVVGSDRDGRSTVPIMQTACGEACDLDRERALNKALLEFCSSRSRKAMSHGPLDLVERIAPAGYLDRYRARHVAGAEEPRAVEAMAAWCGLPAGELRGMLEDTVLSRRTVESFADLPSSPADTPADRLGRISSLLAEAGFDILYLDLSPPDGAISAVKAIVPGLECETMSYHRIGERGLRRLMERGSPLAGIGTPPERAAAVPLPHEAVERLGGPGWLDVAGIDRIVGGLYPLYREPESHAVRFALDSAKT; from the coding sequence ATGAGCCTGCAACCCGTCATCAAGGCCTATACGGAGAACCTGCCGCCGGGCGAACTGGAGCATTTCCGGGTGGACGGGCTGGACCGCATCGGCGTGCCGGTCGTGTTCGCCTGTCACCGCCAACGCGACGGGTCCCAGTTCGACAGCTTCGGCTATGGTGCCAGCTTCGACCAGGCGCTGGTCGGCGTGCTGGGCGAGCTGGCCGAGAACGTCCAGGCCGACACCGTGCTTCGGCGGGCCGAACGGGTGCGCGGCAGCTACGGCGACCTCGTGGCGGCCCGCGGGGAGCGCGGCGTCTGCGACCCGCTGACCCTTTGCCTGCCCGCCGGCTCCGACTATGCCCCGGACAGGCCGCTGACCTGGGTGGCGGCACGGCGCTTCCCTTCGGGCGAGCCGGTGCTGGTTCCCTACGAGTTCGCGGCCTGCTACCGGTCGCAGCTCGACGGCATCGAACCCCTGGCGACGCCGATCACCAACGGGCTGGGGGCCGGGGACTGCTTCGAGCGGGCGCTGGTCCACGGGCTCCTGGAACTGCTGCAGCGCGACGGCAACTGCACCGGCTTCCGCGCCATGGACCAGGGCCGCGTGCTCGACCTGTCCGGAGTCAAGGATCCCGACACGCTGCGGCTCCTGGCGCACCTGGACCGGCTGGGCATCGACGTGATCGCCAAGCTGGCCGCGACGGATTTCGGGCTGGTCAACCTCTATGTCGTGGGCTCGGACCGCGATGGCCGCTCGACCGTGCCGATCATGCAGACCGCCTGCGGCGAGGCCTGCGACCTGGACCGCGAGCGGGCGCTGAACAAGGCTCTGCTGGAGTTCTGCTCCAGCCGGTCGCGCAAGGCCATGTCCCACGGGCCGCTGGACCTCGTCGAGCGGATCGCTCCCGCGGGTTACCTGGACCGCTATCGCGCCCGCCACGTGGCAGGCGCCGAGGAGCCGCGCGCGGTCGAGGCCATGGCCGCCTGGTGCGGCCTGCCGGCCGGCGAGCTGCGCGGGATGCTGGAGGACACCGTGCTGTCCCGGCGGACGGTGGAGAGCTTCGCCGACCTGCCGTCCTCGCCCGCCGACACCCCGGCCGACCGGCTGGGACGGATCTCCTCCCTCCTGGCGGAGGCGGGGTTCGACATCCTCTACCTGGACCTGTCGCCGCCCGACGGCGCGATTTCCGCCGTCAAGGCGATCGTCCCGGGCCTGGAATGCGAGACCATGAGCTACCACCGCATCGGCGAGCGCGGCCTCCGCCGCCTGATGGAGCGGGGCAGCCCGCTCGCCGGCATCGGGACCCCGCCGGAGAGGGCCGCCGCCGTTCCGCTTCCCCACGAGGCGGTCGAGCGGCTGGGCGGCCCCGGCTGGCTCGATGTCGCCGGCATCGATCGGATCGTCGGCGGGCTTTACCCGCTCTACCGCGAGCCGGAAAGCCACGCCGTCCGCTTCGCGCTCGACTCCGCGAAAACCTGA
- a CDS encoding sugar phosphate isomerase/epimerase family protein — protein sequence MPLRFAYNTNGAANHRLDDALSLIADSGYDGVALTLDHHHFDPFGPDLEGRAEALASRLRGLGLGLVIETGARYLLDPRVKHEPTLLNPSPEGRARRVDFLSRCVRIAAVCQAEAVSFWAGVRQPGVDPATAWGWLVEGVAQVAEAAAADGVTAALEPEPGMLVETVDDYGRLKADLAERTSAPLRLALDTGHLLVTGERDPAAAVGEFAGDLGTVAIEDMRRGVHEHLPFGQGDMDIPAVLAALDAVGFDRLVCVELSRESHRAHLAVPESLAWLKSRLPAASGQPHRRSA from the coding sequence ATGCCCCTGCGTTTCGCCTACAACACCAACGGCGCCGCCAACCACCGGCTGGACGACGCGCTCTCCCTGATCGCCGACAGCGGCTATGACGGGGTGGCGCTGACCCTGGATCACCATCATTTCGACCCCTTCGGCCCCGACCTGGAGGGCAGGGCGGAGGCGCTGGCCTCCCGGCTGCGCGGCCTGGGCCTCGGCCTCGTGATCGAGACGGGGGCGCGCTACCTGCTCGACCCGCGCGTCAAGCACGAGCCGACGCTGCTGAACCCGTCTCCGGAAGGCCGTGCCCGGCGCGTCGATTTCCTCTCCCGCTGCGTCCGCATCGCGGCGGTCTGCCAAGCCGAGGCCGTCTCCTTCTGGGCCGGCGTGCGGCAGCCGGGCGTCGATCCCGCGACCGCCTGGGGCTGGCTGGTCGAGGGCGTCGCCCAGGTCGCCGAGGCCGCCGCCGCCGACGGCGTCACCGCGGCGCTGGAGCCGGAGCCGGGCATGCTGGTCGAGACCGTGGACGACTACGGGAGGCTCAAGGCCGACCTGGCGGAGCGCACCTCGGCGCCGCTGCGCCTCGCGCTCGACACGGGCCACCTGCTGGTCACGGGGGAACGCGATCCCGCCGCCGCCGTGGGGGAATTCGCCGGCGATCTCGGCACCGTCGCGATCGAGGACATGCGCCGGGGCGTCCACGAGCATCTTCCCTTCGGCCAGGGCGACATGGACATCCCGGCGGTGCTGGCGGCCCTGGACGCGGTCGGGTTCGACCGGCTGGTCTGCGTCGAGCTGTCGCGGGAGAGCCACCGCGCCCACCTCGCCGTTCCCGAAAGCCTCGCGTGGCTGAAATCGCGGCTCCCGGCCGCGTCCGGCCAGCCCCACAGGAGGAGCGCCTGA
- a CDS encoding glycosyltransferase family 4 protein: MRICFISRRFFPAISGMSVYAANLLRELVAGGHDVVMISQYRNDPAGSAVYGGGPPPEVPGVRVIGLESLGEQEVGQGRPADFEADLEAMVAAALAEHAVRPFDLVHAQYGYPCGLAALEVSRRLGIPNVVSIQGGDGHWVGTCCATHKQAMLAVLNHAGALIIGSRSFAEEVRDHHGTDLDRFVIVPGATDTERFHPRADRDIGELQDAPVLLYHGRVDRRKGVMELLDAFALLRRARPALRLIVSGIGPDLEAVRERASHAEFAGAVTLTGHADYFAAAGLYRRGDVFVSPTYSEGFSNTILEAMASGLPIVSTNAVGVVDCLTDGSNALLVEPRDVDGLASAIGRMLDDGALRRRLAHQALEEVRSLYSWHAIGRRIQEIYAQLGGTKPDTSWTGTYDPASVTRETADPTCRFRAAPHLL; this comes from the coding sequence ATGCGGATCTGCTTCATCAGCCGGCGCTTCTTCCCCGCGATCTCGGGCATGAGCGTCTATGCCGCCAACCTGCTGCGCGAACTGGTGGCCGGCGGCCACGACGTCGTGATGATCTCCCAGTACCGCAACGACCCGGCGGGCTCTGCCGTCTATGGCGGCGGTCCGCCGCCCGAGGTGCCCGGCGTCAGGGTGATCGGCCTGGAGTCGTTGGGCGAGCAGGAGGTCGGCCAGGGCCGGCCGGCCGACTTCGAGGCGGACCTGGAGGCGATGGTCGCCGCCGCCCTGGCCGAGCATGCCGTCAGGCCGTTCGACCTGGTCCACGCCCAGTACGGCTATCCCTGCGGCTTGGCGGCGCTGGAGGTCAGCCGGCGGCTGGGCATTCCCAACGTCGTCTCGATCCAGGGGGGAGACGGCCACTGGGTCGGCACCTGCTGCGCCACCCACAAGCAGGCCATGCTGGCGGTCCTCAACCATGCCGGTGCCCTGATCATCGGCAGCCGGAGCTTCGCCGAGGAGGTCCGCGACCACCACGGCACCGATCTGGACCGTTTCGTCATCGTGCCCGGCGCCACCGACACGGAACGCTTCCATCCCCGCGCCGACCGCGACATCGGCGAGCTGCAGGACGCGCCGGTGCTGCTGTACCACGGCCGCGTCGATCGCCGGAAAGGCGTGATGGAGCTGCTCGACGCCTTTGCGCTGCTGCGCCGGGCCAGGCCCGCGCTGCGGCTGATCGTCTCCGGCATCGGGCCGGACCTGGAGGCGGTGCGGGAGCGGGCATCCCACGCGGAGTTCGCGGGGGCCGTGACCCTGACCGGCCATGCCGACTATTTCGCCGCCGCCGGGCTCTACCGCCGGGGCGACGTCTTCGTCTCGCCGACATATTCCGAGGGCTTTTCCAACACCATCCTGGAAGCCATGGCGAGCGGCCTGCCGATCGTCTCGACCAATGCCGTCGGCGTGGTCGATTGCCTGACCGACGGCTCCAACGCCCTGCTGGTGGAGCCGCGCGACGTGGACGGACTGGCGTCCGCCATCGGCCGGATGCTCGACGACGGGGCCCTGCGCCGGCGGCTGGCCCACCAGGCGCTGGAGGAGGTTCGCAGCCTCTATTCCTGGCACGCGATCGGCCGCCGCATCCAGGAGATCTATGCGCAGCTCGGGGGAACGAAGCCCGACACCTCCTGGACCGGCACCTACGACCCGGCCTCGGTAACGCGGGAGACCGCCGATCCGACCTGCCGATTCCGGGCGGCTCCCCACTTGCTTTAG
- a CDS encoding PIG-L deacetylase family protein, producing the protein MPSRTALFISPHLDDVAFSCAGTLAVLKAAGWRTVLATVFTRSVPDPSGFALACQTDKGLPPELDYMAVRREEDAAFGRTLGVDEVHWLDLPEAPHRGYGSAVELFSGIRPGDEVWREAAARIGALAGRIEPDLIFGCQAIGNHVDHRQTVRALVELGRPVAWYRDLPYVIRAPEEAPPPGLPGGLLPLAVPVGDHLPAKIAGACRYATQLPFQFGGAERVGPALTSFAADEAGRAGRTGHVERFLIDAAALEAVSSA; encoded by the coding sequence GTGCCGTCACGCACAGCGCTGTTCATCTCCCCCCATCTCGACGACGTCGCCTTCTCCTGCGCCGGGACCTTGGCCGTGCTGAAGGCGGCGGGCTGGCGCACCGTGCTGGCCACCGTCTTCACCCGGTCGGTCCCAGACCCGAGCGGGTTCGCGCTCGCCTGCCAGACCGACAAGGGCCTGCCGCCCGAGCTGGACTACATGGCGGTCCGGCGGGAGGAGGACGCCGCGTTCGGGCGGACGCTGGGAGTGGACGAGGTCCACTGGCTCGACCTGCCCGAAGCGCCGCACCGGGGCTACGGCTCGGCCGTCGAGCTCTTCTCCGGCATCCGACCGGGGGACGAGGTCTGGCGGGAAGCCGCGGCCCGGATCGGCGCGCTCGCCGGCCGGATCGAGCCGGACCTGATATTCGGCTGCCAGGCGATCGGCAACCATGTGGACCACCGGCAGACCGTCCGAGCGCTGGTCGAGCTGGGAAGGCCCGTCGCCTGGTACCGGGATCTTCCCTACGTGATCCGCGCGCCGGAGGAGGCGCCGCCGCCCGGATTGCCCGGCGGATTGCTGCCCCTGGCGGTTCCGGTCGGCGACCACCTGCCGGCCAAGATCGCCGGGGCCTGCCGCTACGCCACCCAACTCCCGTTCCAGTTCGGCGGGGCGGAGCGGGTCGGTCCGGCACTCACCTCCTTCGCCGCCGACGAGGCGGGCAGGGCCGGCCGGACCGGGCATGTCGAGCGATTCCTGATCGACGCAGCAGCACTCGAAGCGGTCAGTTCTGCATGA
- a CDS encoding response regulator has translation MRILLLEGDLILAEAVAEALRGAGYDPIGPVTEVDDAIALAEQFRPDLALINIDLPAGRGLGVVVARTIARNWNIKSLFTAGDKEIARRNRDVAFGYLAGPATVNELVECIEAIRLIRKGEFPMRIPKRLSPFL, from the coding sequence ATGAGAATACTGCTGCTGGAAGGCGACCTCATCCTGGCCGAAGCCGTCGCCGAGGCCCTGCGCGGGGCCGGATACGACCCGATCGGACCCGTCACCGAGGTGGACGACGCCATCGCGCTGGCGGAACAGTTCCGCCCCGATCTGGCGCTGATCAACATCGACCTCCCGGCCGGACGCGGGCTGGGCGTCGTCGTCGCCCGGACGATCGCCCGCAACTGGAACATCAAGTCCCTGTTCACCGCTGGCGACAAGGAGATCGCGCGGCGCAACCGCGATGTCGCCTTCGGATATCTCGCCGGTCCCGCGACCGTGAACGAGCTGGTCGAGTGCATCGAGGCGATCCGGCTGATCCGCAAGGGCGAGTTCCCGATGCGGATCCCCAAGCGGCTCTCCCCGTTCCTCTGA
- a CDS encoding DUF2243 domain-containing protein encodes MTTPSANPSSVPYSPTFRWAGYLLGFAFGGFFDGILLHQILQWHHLLSGLDSPSLADIQVQILADGLFHLAMYGVAGVGLWMLWRTRREFGGDGADRLLFGTFLVGFGVWHIVDAVLNHWILGLHHIRMDSDAPLFWDLVAFAFGIAVTAAGWLTLRKSRNGGGGGSKGALAASVLSLAVLVAGPVALLPPAGISTVTALFPPGTAPGTVLAAAASVDGRVIAGADGVWIIDVPDRARALGLYRNGAVHVGGSLFPIGCFSAGLS; translated from the coding sequence ATGACCACGCCCAGTGCAAACCCGTCATCCGTACCCTACAGCCCGACGTTCCGCTGGGCCGGCTATCTGCTGGGTTTCGCTTTCGGCGGGTTCTTCGACGGCATCCTGCTGCACCAGATCCTGCAATGGCATCATCTGCTGAGCGGGCTGGATAGTCCCTCGCTTGCGGACATCCAGGTCCAGATCCTCGCCGACGGCCTGTTCCATCTCGCCATGTACGGGGTCGCCGGGGTGGGGCTCTGGATGCTCTGGCGGACGCGGCGGGAGTTCGGCGGGGACGGGGCGGACAGGTTGCTGTTCGGTACCTTCCTGGTCGGCTTCGGCGTCTGGCACATCGTGGACGCCGTCCTGAACCACTGGATCCTGGGACTGCATCATATCCGCATGGACAGCGACGCTCCGCTGTTCTGGGACTTGGTCGCCTTCGCGTTCGGGATCGCGGTGACCGCCGCCGGATGGCTGACCCTTCGAAAGTCTCGGAACGGCGGGGGAGGGGGAAGCAAGGGAGCCCTGGCCGCGTCCGTGCTGAGCCTGGCCGTCCTGGTCGCCGGCCCGGTGGCGCTCCTGCCGCCGGCCGGCATATCCACGGTGACGGCGCTGTTCCCGCCCGGCACCGCCCCCGGAACGGTGCTCGCCGCGGCGGCATCCGTCGACGGCCGCGTGATCGCGGGCGCCGACGGGGTCTGGATCATCGACGTGCCCGACCGCGCTCGGGCGCTCGGACTGTACCGTAATGGCGCCGTCCATGTGGGCGGATCGCTCTTCCCGATCGGCTGCTTCTCGGCCGGGCTTTCCTGA